Proteins from one Nicotiana tabacum cultivar K326 chromosome 23, ASM71507v2, whole genome shotgun sequence genomic window:
- the LOC107769362 gene encoding uncharacterized protein LOC107769362, translating into MERIIGEKYKLGRKIGSGSFGVIYLATHIETFEIVAVKIENRQTRHPQLLYEAKLYTILQGGSGIPNIKWRGVDGNDSVLIIDLLGPSLEDLVVHCGRKFSLKTVLMLADQMITRIEYLHSKGFLHRDIKPDNFLMGLGRKANQVYIIDFGLAKRYRDPATNRHIPYRENKNLTGTARYASCNTHLGIEQSRRDDLESLGYVLLYFLRGSLPWQGLKADTKKQKYDKIREKKVSTPIEVLCKSLPVEFASYLHYCHSLTFDQRPDYGFLKRLFRDLFTREGYKLDYVFDWTILKYQQTQSSRSQLELPSLHPLSVTTGTGALPKVLNKQGFNNATHLADATKQKVSGNFARGDGSATYLKPDNRTGKNITTDASVPSTSLADAFKRFTKHEDSIESGNVGHAHSGKTGASSSKLHFLSRISSAK; encoded by the exons ATGGAGAGAATAATTGGGGAGAAGTACAAGTTAGGTAGGAAGATTGGAAGCGGCTCTTTTGGCGTTATATATCTGG CTACCCACATCGAAACCTTTGAGATTGTTGCTGTTAAAATT GAAAATAGGCAGACAAGACATCCTCAGTTGCTTTATGAGGCAAAGCTGTACACTATACTTCAGGGAGGAA GTGGTATTCCTAATATAAAATGGCGTGGGGTCGATGGGAATGATAGCGTCCTCATTATTGACCTGCTTGGTCCCAGTCTTGAAGACCTCGTTGTACACTGTGGGAGGAAATTCTCACTGAAAACTGTCCTAATGTTGGCTGATCAGATG ATCACGAGAATAGAGTATTTGCATTCAAAAGGATTTCTACACAGAGACATAAAACCAGATAACTTTCTCATGGGTCTTGGCAGGAAGGCAAATCAG GTGTACATTATTGATTTTGGACTTGCAAAAAGATATCGTGACCCCGCCACAAACCGTCATATTCCTTACAG AGAGAACAAAAACTTGACAGGGACAGCAAGGTATGCCAGTTGCAATACACATTTGGGGATAG AGCAAAGCCGGAGGGATGATCTGGAATCTCTTGGCTACGTTCTTTTATACTTCTTGAGAGGCAG CCTTCCATGGCAGGGTCTAAAAGCTGATACCAAGAAGCAAAAATATGACAAGATCCGCGAGAAAAAAGTATCAACACCAATTGAG GTTTTATGCAAATCTCTTCCAGTGGAGTTTGCTTCATACTTGCATTATTGTCACTCTTTAACATTTGACCAGCGCCCTGATTATGGATTCCTGAAGCGCTTGTTTCGTGACTTATTTACACGTGAAG GGTATAAATTGGATTATGTGTTTGATTGGACCATCTTGAAATATCAGCAGACGCAGAGCTCAAGGTCGCAGCTAGAACTACCA AGCCTGCATCCACTTTCTGTAACGACGGGCACTGGAGCATTGCCAAAGGTTTTAAATAAGCAAG GATTTAATAATGCCACGCACTTAGCTGACGCTACAAAGCAGAAGGTATCCGGTAATTTTGCTCGTGGTGATGGATCAGCAACCTATCTGAAACCCGATAATCGTACTGGAAAAAAT ATAACAACCGATGCTTCTGTTCCTTCTACATCGTTGGCTGATGCTTTCAAGAGATTCACAAAACACGAAGATTCAATTGAATCTGGAAATGTAGGTCATGCACACAGTGGAAAAACTGGTGCTTCAAGCAGCAAGCTGCATTTCTTAAGCAGGATTTCTTCAGCCAAGTGA